From the genome of Papaver somniferum cultivar HN1 chromosome 2, ASM357369v1, whole genome shotgun sequence, one region includes:
- the LOC113352914 gene encoding uncharacterized protein LOC113352914 translates to MACLEMFNSDQNQCSNLSSTPPPMSPRISFSNDFVDTQQQQQQQQQQRTTSDSPKVTSNFEFSISNFNMNQSSADEIFSKGRILPFKQDTNKTTTLRDELLNDDEDGDDGSTFSLMSRPPKGPIRWRDFLRLNKRNHILSSKNKSDHHHLSKVSDGGFTMESVIEGNEDEELHVSKIPKEGLKSTADDNIGTNTRENVEIGI, encoded by the exons ATGGCATGCTTAGAAATGTTCAATTCAGATCAAAACCAATGCAGCAACTTATCTTCGACTCCACCACCAATGAGTCCTAGAATTTCATTCTCAAATGATTTCGTAGATacccaacaacaacagcagcaacagcaacaacaaagaaCAACATCAGATTCTCCAAAAGTTACTTCGAATTTTGAATTCTCTATTTCAAACTTCAATATGAATCAGAGTAGTGCTGATGAAATCTTCAGTAAGGGAAGAATATTACCTTTCAAGCAAGATACCAACAAGACTACTACATTAAGAGATGAACTTcttaatgatgatgaagatggtgatgacGGCAGTACTTTCTCACTTATGAGTAGACCACCTAAAGGTCCAATCAGATGGAGGGATTTCTTACGTCTGAATAAAAGGAACCACATTTTATCGTCAAAAAATAAatctgatcatcatcatcttagTAAGGTTAGTGATGGAGGTTTCACAATGGAGAGTGTCATTGAAGGAAATGAGGATGAAGAATTACATGTTAGCAAGATCCCTAAG GAAGGATTAAAATCTACTGCTGATGATAATATAGGAACAAATACCAGAGAAAATGTGGAGATTGGAATATAA